The sequence ATGATGCGCATAGTCACCTTCGATCCGTACTTGCGTGCGAAGGAAGCCAGGCTCCCGTGCCAGAGCGTCTGTTTCTGATCATCGAAGATGAGAAAGCAGTTTTCCCGCAGTTTGCACGCGCTCATCTGGTGCCATCCCTGATCGAAACGGAGTGCAGGATCCTCCGGCCAGATCGAGAGGAGGTACATCGGGTAGCCGAGCCGCTCGAGTTTTTGGCAGGTGATATTCGCATGGTCATTGCAGTCGAGTGCCGTGGGTTCGCTGCGGTCCACCTCCTCTTCTGTCATCCGGTAATCCCGTACGTACCGCACAGAAGCCCGAATATCATCTTTGATTTCCACTGCGGTATCCGAGGGGCTCGTGCAGAGCTTCTTGCACGTGGACCACACCTTTCCCGCCGCAACCTTCGTCATGCTCCATGGTGCAATGCCGGGATCCGGAGGAAACTCCTCGTCCGGTGGAGCGAAGCGCTCTTCCAGATCGAGAGTGCCCAATGCCGCACGGCAATCGTAGAGCACTGTATCGATACTGCCTGCCTGCACGCGGGCGGGCGCGTGATCCGGCGATGGTTGTTTGTCGGCAGCGAGTTCACACAGACCTCCCAGCAGCACGCCGGCGAATGCAATGCGTCGCAGGATCGAAATGTGCGCAATGGAGGACCGGTGCGGACGCCGGGGGCGATGCTGCACGGGAGCGTGAAGCTTCTCCATTGCGGCGAGGGTACGCTCCTCACGCTTGCGAGAACAACGACCCTCACTTCACCGCGAAGAATAGGGCATCTTCTTGGATGTTGTGCTTTCCCAAGTGCCACCTCACCCTACCCTCTCCCCCGTTGGTGGAGAGGAGAGATGGAAACGTATTGAATGAGTGGGAGCCCTCAAGAGCTTCGAGGTCCATGATGTTGTTATATTTTAAATGAGAGCGTCTTCCCGTCGAATGCGGTGAGTTCAATCGTGGGCTCCTTCGTCACCGTTCCCGCACGCTTCGCCTGCAGACCGTTCTTCGTAAGCAGATCGATCGCCTTTGCCGCGTACTGTTCCTCCACGATCGCCAGCATGCCGCTGCCCATGTGCCACGTGCGGTACGCCTCCTCTGTGGTAACAGAGCCGGTCTTGATGACATCCAGCAGCGCTTCGTGCGGAGCCCAGAGATCGGTGAGCGCCGCTCCGTACCCGGATTTTTTCAGTACCCGCTTCAGCTTACTGGGAATGCCGCCGCCCGTGATGTGCGCCAGCCCCTTCACCGGTACCTTCATCGGTTCACCGAAACGCCCGATCAATTCCAGGATCGCGGCGGAGTAGATGATGCTTGGAGTCAGCAGGATCTCTCCCCATGTGGTGCCGTTCTTCCACTCCTTCCTGAACCATTCTTTACCGTGGGCATCGGCGAGGATTTTTCGGAGGAGCGAGAAGCCGTTCGATCGCGCGACAGCATCTTTGAGGGCGATGATCGCGTCGCCCGGCTTGATCGTTTCGGGCTTCAAGACGCGGTCCTTGGCGACGATCCCCACGACGGTGGCGCTCCACACGCCCCGCGTCACGGCTCCGGGCACTTCGGCGATTTCGCCGGCGGGCACGACGATCTTCTGCGCGGCACACGCTTTGGCCAGACCGCCCATCAGCTGGTCGATCATCGTTGCGTCGATCTTCGGCACGTCGATGGTGTTGGAGATGGCGAGGGATTCCGCGCCCGTGCACACGGCGTCATCGGCCACCATTGCGGCGAGGTCAAAACCCAGCGTGTCCAATGTTCCCACGTCGAAGGCGAGGTCGATCTTGGAACCGGTAGAGTCGTCACTGATGACGAGGTAGTGATCTCCCATATCCAGAAACCCCCCGTAGCCATCTTTCTCCTCCACGGGAGCCCCGATCATGTTTTTGCGCGATGCGAAGGTCGAAACGGCGTGTGCGTAGGCGCAGGCAGAGGCGCGGTCCCCCTCGCGGATGTCCACGCCGGCGTCGCGGTAGGTGGTCATAGTCGGCTCACAGCATAGCCGAAGACGGTCCGGGAAGGTACGATGTTCGCATGCAAAATACCCGCAGCCTTCGGGCGGTCCTCTTCATCGCCTGTGCCATCAATCTTTCTTTCGCCTCCCTCTTCTTCTTTTCACCGTCGCTCGTGGAACGGCTCTACGGAATACCGCTTGCCGACCCGTTGCACTACTACTTCTCACTGCAGCATGGAGCCTTGTTCTTCGTGCTTGCCGCACTCGCACTGTTGGCTTTTCTTCGCCCCGAAGGATTCCGCCTGCTTTCGCTCGCGCTCCTGTTGCACTTTTTCGCACTCTTCGTTGCCGATGTCGTGTTGCTTGCACGAGAGATGATGCCGTTCACCACACTGCTGCCGGAGATGGTGTACTTCGTGCTGATGAGCGGTGCACTCATCCGTTTCATGTCATTCTCTTCCTCTCCTCCAGTACCACAGAAGGTCAGCGCAGAGAGTCCTACGAGTGAATCGCCGTTATCTTGATTGTGCGTTTCTCGGGGGGTTCGCTGCCCGGAGGGGATTCCTCCGGTGTCTTCGTGAGGATCTCGTGCTTGGCGGCAGGGGGCGGTGCGGAGGGGTAGCCGCCCGTGGCGTCCTGCACGACTTTTCCGTCTTTCAGCTGTACCACGCGCGTCTGCAGCGAATCGACCAGGTGGCTGTCGTGCGTGGCGAGCACGACGGTCGTTCCGGCCTGATGGAGCTGCTGGAAAATCCGGAGGATCTGCAGGGACTGTTCGGGGTCCAGATCGCCGGTCGGTTCGTCGGCGAGCAGGATCATGGGCTCGTGGATGATGGCCCGCGCGATGGCGGTACGGGCGCGCTCGCCGCCCGACAGAGCTGCAGGCAGTGTATTGGCCAGGGCGGAAAGACCCAGAAGCTGCAGCACGTCGCCGGTGCGCTCGCGGATTGCGGCGTCGCTCCACCCGCTGGCTTCGAGCGGGAAGGCCGCGTTCTCGGCGACGGTGCGGTGGGGGATGAGGCGTTCATCCTGAAAAATGAATCCCACTCTGCGCCGGTAGAGTTGGAGCACCGGCGGCGGGACGCCGCGCAGATCGGCTCCATCCACTTCTATCCCACCCGTGGTGACCCGTTCCGCGCCGATGAGCAATTTGAGCAGTGTTGATTTACCCGCGCCGCTCGGGCCCACGATGCAGACGAACTCGCCTGGGTTGATCGTGAGTGAAACCGCATCCAGCACGGTCTTCTTCCCGAAGGTTTTCGTCACTTCCCGAAGGACGATCATGGAGGCCAGTATACAGGACTTATTGATCGGCCAGAGTTTCACTTATTCGGAAAAATATTCGAAACAGAAAATTTGTCACACTGAGCCATGCCTGCCGGGCGTAGCCTCGGCGAAGCCTGGTCGAAGTGCGGCAAATTTGTGAGGGTCATGGTTCGACCCAGCCTTCGCTTGCGAGCTACGGCGAGGCAGGCAGAGCTCACCATGACATATCGCATGTATTCTTAAGGCTTCTTCATCACCAGATACACCTCTTTGCTGCGGTCGCGGCTGGCACGCGGCGAGGCGATCTTCACGTCGCGCCACTGCGCCTTCACTTCGCGCAGGAAGGCATCGAAGTCCGCTCCCCGAAAAACTTTGACCACACAGTATCCTCCGGATTTCAGCCACCGCTCCGCTGTAGCCAGCACGGCCTGATTGAGTTCGATGCTCCGCCACTGATCCACATCGCGAATGCCGCTCGTGGAGGGGGCGATATCCGAGAGCACGAGGTCGATTGCGGGCAGGTGTTGTGCTTCGAGCAGCGCATCCAGCTCCTCCAGGTGCGTGATGTCCTGTTCGTGCGTCCGCACATTGTCCGCAATGGGGGCGATGGGTTTCACATCAAGGCCGATGGCGAGCCCCTTGGATCCGATGCGCTTGCTCACGTACTGCAGCCAGCTGCCCGGAGCGGCGGCGAGATCGAGCACCGTCTGTCCCGCTTTGAGCAGGTGAAACCGTTCGTCCAATTCCATGAGCTTGTAGACCGAGCGGGCGCGGTAGCCTTCTTTGGCTGCTTTCCGGCTCCAGGCGTCATTGGGTGTGTAGGGCTTGGGCATGCCAAAATTCTAGCAGAGTCATTATTGACAGAGAGAGTGATATGTTTAGAGTACAACTATGAAGGACGAACCCAATGAAATCGCCGGCAAGTCATTCGAAGAGCTCGTGCGTGGTCCGGATGGCCGCATCCTCGCCGCTGCCTTCCATGATGGCAAAAAGAAACGATCTCAGGATGGCTTGGGTGTGCCCGGGCTACGCAAGAAATTCGGGCAGGTCCTTGAGCCGGCGGAAGGCGAAGGCGAGGGGTGAATTTCTGTTAGAGGAGTGGTGTTTTCTTCGGTTCCCCGACGGCCCGCGGATACTTCTTGCTCGTCTTTGCCCGTTTCCTGAAGACTAAGATCTGGCGCTTGCCCCAGGCGCTGCCCAAGTCGTATGCGTAGGGCTGTTCGATCTGACAACTGAGCTCCGAGCGGGCGAGGAGAGAATCGTGCAACTCCTGGTCAATGGTGAGGCTCTTCCAGCAGAGGATCGTCCCGCCCACGTTCACGAAGGGCGCTGCCAGTTCCAGCAGCACATTGAGCTCGGCGAGCGCGCGTACGAGTACAACGTCATACTGTTCGCGCTGCGCGCTCTCGCGGGCGAGTTCCTCCGACCGGCCGCAGATCAGGCTGACATTCGGGATCTGCAAGGCATCAATGATGCGCTGCACGGCGGCGATTTTTTTCTGCGTGGCATCCATCCCTACGAAAGAGCACTGCGGCAGACAGAGGGCGAGTGGCAGCAGCGGAAAGCCCCCGCCGGTGCCGAGATCGAGGATGCTCGGAGCAGGGTGAGGGTGAGGGTTAGGGTTAGGGTGAGGGTGAGGGTTAGGGTTAGGGTTAGGGCTAGGGGAGAGTGTACGCAATGGCTCCGTTTCCAGTGCGGCAAGCGAATCCAGAATATTTCCCGTCCAGCAGGCCTCGGGTGTACGGAAGGCCGAGAGATTGAGTTTCGCGTTCTCCTGGAGGAAGGCGTCGCGGAGCGCTTCCAGCCGACTGTGCATCTCTTCTGCAATCATGAGATTTGAGGGCATCGGGCGAACATGGTAGCGTCAGGATACACTTCCCCCTCCTGCCTTGCCCCACGGACAGCGCATCGCGGAACTCCTGCTCAACATCGGTGCCGTCAAACTCTCGGTCGATCCTCCGTTCACCTGGGTCAGTGGCATCAAGTCGCCGGTCTACTGCGACAACCGCATGCTCTACAGCCACCCTGATGCGCGCAAGTTCATCGTGGATGCGTTCGTCTCGCGCGTGGCATCTCTCTCCGTCCCGCCGGATTGCATCGCGGGAACGGCCACGGCGGCCATCGGCTGGGCGGCGCTCGTGGCCGACCGGCTGCATCTGCCCTTCATCTATGTCCGTGCCAAGGCCAAGGATCACGGCACCAAGAAGCTCATCGAAGGGGATCTGAAACCCGAAAAACACGTGGTGCTCATCGAGGATCTGCTCAGTACGGGCGGCAGCGCCGTCGCCTCCGTCGAGGCGCTGCGCAATGAGGGCAAGGCCACGGTTTCGGATGTCGTGGCCATCTTCAGCTACGAGCTTCTCGCCGGCATCGAAAAGGCGCAAATCGCGCAGGTGCATCTGCATCCGCTCTCCACATTCTCGATCCTGCTCGATGTCGCGAGTGAGCAGGGCAGGATCACGGAGGAACATATCGAGACCGCACGTCGGTTCATTCGGGATCCGGAAAATTGGATGTCATGAATAATTGACATCCGCTCCCCGTTCCCGTTGAATAGCTCTATGGGAACGTTCCCTCCGCCTCCATCCCCCGAGCCGTCCTTCGGTTCGTTGCGCGATTTCGTGGATGCGTCGGTCGATC is a genomic window of Candidatus Peribacter riflensis containing:
- a CDS encoding phosphoribosylformylglycinamidine cyclo-ligase; this translates as MTTYRDAGVDIREGDRASACAYAHAVSTFASRKNMIGAPVEEKDGYGGFLDMGDHYLVISDDSTGSKIDLAFDVGTLDTLGFDLAAMVADDAVCTGAESLAISNTIDVPKIDATMIDQLMGGLAKACAAQKIVVPAGEIAEVPGAVTRGVWSATVVGIVAKDRVLKPETIKPGDAIIALKDAVARSNGFSLLRKILADAHGKEWFRKEWKNGTTWGEILLTPSIIYSAAILELIGRFGEPMKVPVKGLAHITGGGIPSKLKRVLKKSGYGAALTDLWAPHEALLDVIKTGSVTTEEAYRTWHMGSGMLAIVEEQYAAKAIDLLTKNGLQAKRAGTVTKEPTIELTAFDGKTLSFKI
- a CDS encoding cell division transport system ATP-binding protein codes for the protein MIVLREVTKTFGKKTVLDAVSLTINPGEFVCIVGPSGAGKSTLLKLLIGAERVTTGGIEVDGADLRGVPPPVLQLYRRRVGFIFQDERLIPHRTVAENAAFPLEASGWSDAAIRERTGDVLQLLGLSALANTLPAALSGGERARTAIARAIIHEPMILLADEPTGDLDPEQSLQILRIFQQLHQAGTTVVLATHDSHLVDSLQTRVVQLKDGKVVQDATGGYPSAPPPAAKHEILTKTPEESPPGSEPPEKRTIKITAIHS
- a CDS encoding cell division protein, yielding MPKPYTPNDAWSRKAAKEGYRARSVYKLMELDERFHLLKAGQTVLDLAAAPGSWLQYVSKRIGSKGLAIGLDVKPIAPIADNVRTHEQDITHLEELDALLEAQHLPAIDLVLSDIAPSTSGIRDVDQWRSIELNQAVLATAERWLKSGGYCVVKVFRGADFDAFLREVKAQWRDVKIASPRASRDRSKEVYLVMKKP
- a CDS encoding 16S rRNA methyltransferase GidB — encoded protein: MIAEEMHSRLEALRDAFLQENAKLNLSAFRTPEACWTGNILDSLAALETEPLRTLSPSPNPNPNPHPHPNPNPHPHPAPSILDLGTGGGFPLLPLALCLPQCSFVGMDATQKKIAAVQRIIDALQIPNVSLICGRSEELARESAQREQYDVVLVRALAELNVLLELAAPFVNVGGTILCWKSLTIDQELHDSLLARSELSCQIEQPYAYDLGSAWGKRQILVFRKRAKTSKKYPRAVGEPKKTPLL
- a CDS encoding orotate phosphoribosyltransferase: MPHGQRIAELLLNIGAVKLSVDPPFTWVSGIKSPVYCDNRMLYSHPDARKFIVDAFVSRVASLSVPPDCIAGTATAAIGWAALVADRLHLPFIYVRAKAKDHGTKKLIEGDLKPEKHVVLIEDLLSTGGSAVASVEALRNEGKATVSDVVAIFSYELLAGIEKAQIAQVHLHPLSTFSILLDVASEQGRITEEHIETARRFIRDPENWMS